AAGTTCTTCAAAACTTACAGGTGTTACCCCGGTTTTTTCTATGACCTTGTCAGCTATATAAGGGTCATACGCTATTACTTTTGAGCCGAATCCCTCTTTTACTATCTCAGCAACACGGCTTCCAATATTTCCATAACCAATTATTCCTACCGTCAATTTTGATATTTCATCACCAACAAAACTTCTTCTATCTTGCCATTTATTTTCTTTAACCGCTTTATTCGCAGGAATAATTTGCCTGAGACATATGAGAATCAAAGCAATAGCAAGTTCTGCAACGGAATCTCTTTCGTGAATACCAAGAACCTTTGTAACCATAACACCACTTTCTGTGGCAGCTTTTATATCCACATTGTTGTATCCGATACCGTGGCGGGCAATTAATTTTACATCTTTGTTGTATTGAAAAAATTCTGAAGTAAAATTTGGTGTAACGCTTGCTATAACAAATTTAAATCCTTTCAATTTGACTGCTAACTCTCTTCCTGATATTTGGGGATCCACCGTTATTCTTTCAACGATACCTATTTTTTTTAATCTTTGCATTAAATCGGGAAAATATATACCAAAAGTGCTGGAATTTACTATCGCGATGTTCGTATTGTCTTCCGACACCTCTTTACCCCCTTTGCTATATATTATGTATATCTTGCCATTCTGTGTGGAAAATTCCCTCTTTGTCCTTTCTTTCGTACGTGTGAGCACCAAAATAATCCCTCTGTGCCTGAATCAGATTCGCCGGTAACTCTTTTGAACTTAACCCATCAAAATAATCAAGGGCTGAACTGAGAGCAGGAATAGGTATACCAGCTTTTTTAATCTCTGAAACTACCTCTCTCAGCTTTGGAATTTTCTCCTTAATATCATTTTTGAATTCGTCAGAAATTATCAAATTTACTAAATTGGGATCATTTTTAAATGTCCTTTGAATGGGTTTTAAAAATGTGGATCTTATTATACATCCATCTTCCCAAATCCTTGCAACTTCAGATAAATCTAAGTTATACTCGTACTCTTTGGAGGCAACTTGCAACAACTTCATACCTTCTGCGTAAGCAATTATCGTTGAAATATACAAAGCATCCCTTAAAGAATTGATAAAGCTTTCGTCTAAATTCATTTCGATGGGGGTTTCATATATTTCTCCAATCCTCATCCTTTCATCTTTTATTGAGGATAAGGTTCTTGCATTTACGGCAGCGTTTATAGTGGGGATTGATATATTCAAGTCTAAAGCGTCTTGAACACTCCATTTCCCGGTACCTTTCTGTTTTGCACTGTCTAAAATAACGTCAACGATTGGTTGACCTGTTTCTTCGTCTTTCCACTCTAAAATCTTATAACTAATTTCCATCAAATAAGACTTGTGGTCTTCATTCCATTCTTTAAATAATTTACTCATATCCTGAGGATTCATTTTAAGTACTTTCCTCATAATATCGTATGTTTCTGCTATCAACTCCATGATGGCGTACTCTATCCCGTTGTGAACCATTTTAACATAATGACCACTTGATTTGGGACCAAGGTAAGTAACACATGGACCATCTTCTGTTTGAGCAGCAGTAGCTTCGAGTATCTCTTTTACCTCTTCATATGCGGATTCATCTCCCCCAGGCATAATGGATGGACCGTGTAACGCACCGTATTCCCCTCCACTTATGCCGGTTCCTAAAAATCTTATTCCTTTTTTAAGTAAATCTTCGTATCTCCTGTCTGTATCTTTGTAAAAAGAATTTCCTCCGTCTATGATTATATCTTGCTTATTCAAATAGGGTAAAAGTTCATTGATTACATCATCAACCGGTTTACCAGCTTTAACCATCAGGATGATCTTTCTTGGTGTTTTTAATGAATTAATAAGTTCTTCAATAGAGAAAGCCACTTGGATATTTTTATTTTTTGCTCTTTCTTCCACAAATCTTTCGGTTTTTTCATTTGTTCTATTGTAAACAGATACCTTAAAACCCTTAGATTCCATGTTTAAAGCAAGGTTCTGCCCCATCACCGCCATTCCTATAACCGCTATATCGCTCTTTTGCTGATCCATTATATCAACTCCTTCTATTTTTTATTTAACTCTCTCCCAAAGAAAAATTGGAACTTATAGATTCCCTAAACAAAAATAAAACATATTATACGCCACTATAAGCTGCGAACCCTCCATCTATTGGAACAACAACACCGTTAACAAACTCAGAACTGTCACTTATCAACCACATCACTGTAGAAATTAGATCTTTAGGTTCTCCAAACCTTCCCATAGGTGTATGATCCAATATTTGATTTCCCCTTTGGGTTAAACTACCGTCTTGGTTGGTCAACAAGAATCGATTCTGATTGGTTAAGAGAAATCCTGGAGCTATCGCATTGACCCTTATTTTTTTCGAGTAGTTGTGGTTCATATGAACCGCTAACCATTGTGTAAAATTACTCACAGCTGCTTTAGCTGCAGAATAAGCAGGGATCTTTGTCAAGGGTCTAAATGCGTTCATCGATGAAATATTTATTATCTCTCCATAACCTTTTTCTGCAAAATATTCTCCAAACACTTGACTTGCCAAAAATGTACCTAAGAAATTCAAGTTAAAAACCCATTGTACTGCATCTTCTGGGAGTTCAAAAAATGATTTGTCTTTACTTGTTGTTGCCTCCGGTTTGTTGCCACCTGCCCCGTTTATCAGTATATCTATTTTACCAAATGTTTCAAGAATTTCATCTTTTGCTCTTATTAAATCATTTTTTTCCAAGACGTTAGTTTTTATCGTTATGTGTTCAACACCTTTTTCTGTTAATTCATTACTTAACAGGGCCATAGCTCTTTCTGATAGATCCACTACAGCAATCTTCCCACCAGCTTCTCCCAAGGATCTAGCCATTTCAGAGCATAGAACGCCTGCTCCACCCGTTATTGCTATTACTTTGCCTTCCACATTAAAATAATCTTCGACTTTACTCACGTTGATCATCTCCTTTTATAAATTCTTATTTATATTATACAATTAATTCGTTCTAAAATGAAATTAATTATTTATACAATAATCGTCTATAATTCTGCTTAATCGACTCAAATTACTTTTAATCGTTGATAATTCAAAGAAATAATGTTGCAGCCAAGGAAGACCATCCTTGGTTGAGTGATCCTCGAGCATAAATTGGGCTATAGTATTCTACAGGGTTTATCCATCCTTTTTCTAAAGAGTATTCCCACCATCTAGTTAAAGGATATCTATAATCCATACCTTCTCTTTTCTTAACCAAGGCATATATAGAAGACAAATAAGGCCAATCACTCCCGTTGTGGTACCTGTATGGGAAAATACTTTTACTGAAAAGGTGTTTTTTTGATTTGAAAAATGGCCAAACAGACATAACCCCCCAATCTTCAAACTTTTGCTCTTTGTTATTTTTTGTTTCAAGCAGTCTTTCCATAGCGTTTAAAGTTTTTCTTTTTTTGTCTTCATCTGCTATATCAAAAAGCAAAGCCAATATCGTATCTATATTCAAGTGATCTTCCAAATAGTCACCAATAAAATCATTAAAATACCCTTTTTTCTCGTTCCACATCTTTTTGTTGAAATTGTGTTTCATTATTCGATATTTTTCTCTTATATCTTCAGCAATCTTTTCCTCACCAATTAAATCATATATTGAAGAAGCTTCTTCAAAAGCTTTTATCTGAATCGCCAAATCGTAGGTAACAGCTCCATTTCTGTACACATTATCCGCCCAATCGTTTGAATCATAAGGCTTTTCAAATAATAAATCATTATCAATATCTAAACTAATATACCTTTTAAGAATATTACCAATCTTATCCAGTACTGTGCCGTCTGGAAATCGTTCTTTTAAAATACTCAAGTCTCCAGTATTATTAATATAATCAGACAAAAGTATTATGTAATACCCTCCAGAGTCATGATGGTTTGACCACCAATCTTTTTCGTATTTATAAAATTCTTTTGCTTTTTTGGGTAACATATTTTTTTTACTTCTAATAAAAGCCAATTCTTCTTCACCTAATTTCATAACACCGCTTGGACAGCTTCCATCTTCGTGAAAACCTTCGGACAAAAATAAAATTTGGTTTTTAGCAAATTTTGGATCGACTTTTATTATTGGCTGGATAGTCCAAAAACT
Above is a window of Petrotoga sibirica DSM 13575 DNA encoding:
- a CDS encoding SDR family oxidoreductase, whose protein sequence is MSKVEDYFNVEGKVIAITGGAGVLCSEMARSLGEAGGKIAVVDLSERAMALLSNELTEKGVEHITIKTNVLEKNDLIRAKDEILETFGKIDILINGAGGNKPEATTSKDKSFFELPEDAVQWVFNLNFLGTFLASQVFGEYFAEKGYGEIINISSMNAFRPLTKIPAYSAAKAAVSNFTQWLAVHMNHNYSKKIRVNAIAPGFLLTNQNRFLLTNQDGSLTQRGNQILDHTPMGRFGEPKDLISTVMWLISDSSEFVNGVVVPIDGGFAAYSGV
- a CDS encoding amylo-alpha-1,6-glucosidase — protein: MYYKIEEDGNLTYFQIFPKEYIISNRSSTMLLKNCMPFSVFSNKYGTVISKIRLNFYPSQRVKFWPDGMSANNGLSKMSVMSDPSAYSFLVKFKNLKNLVFSFTPVFKKEFKLPFFDKIEIPISYQQEVENKCLAFADDFKIIIKKGEIRDLIKGEKVAFVLRSDENNEIEIIIGKEENNLEKKNTEYINYLKSLIQNKDLSELEKSEFLFTMHTAFSSIKDYDGNLALAAGVNYSFPNRTYFRDSFWTIQPIIKVDPKFAKNQILFLSEGFHEDGSCPSGVMKLGEEELAFIRSKKNMLPKKAKEFYKYEKDWWSNHHDSGGYYIILLSDYINNTGDLSILKERFPDGTVLDKIGNILKRYISLDIDNDLLFEKPYDSNDWADNVYRNGAVTYDLAIQIKAFEEASSIYDLIGEEKIAEDIREKYRIMKHNFNKKMWNEKKGYFNDFIGDYLEDHLNIDTILALLFDIADEDKKRKTLNAMERLLETKNNKEQKFEDWGVMSVWPFFKSKKHLFSKSIFPYRYHNGSDWPYLSSIYALVKKREGMDYRYPLTRWWEYSLEKGWINPVEYYSPIYARGSLNQGWSSLAATLFL
- a CDS encoding D-isomer specific 2-hydroxyacid dehydrogenase family protein encodes the protein MSEDNTNIAIVNSSTFGIYFPDLMQRLKKIGIVERITVDPQISGRELAVKLKGFKFVIASVTPNFTSEFFQYNKDVKLIARHGIGYNNVDIKAATESGVMVTKVLGIHERDSVAELAIALILICLRQIIPANKAVKENKWQDRRSFVGDEISKLTVGIIGYGNIGSRVAEIVKEGFGSKVIAYDPYIADKVIEKTGVTPVSFEELLKTSDVISLNASLNEGNYHFINKSAFDLMKNGVVIVNTARGELINQNDFIEALESKKVSAAGLDVLEEEPINPNNPLLKYPNVYILPHIGGYGKYSLRKMDEKMVEDIEKQIKGEIPEQIVNPEVIEKNITQFKGRK
- the gndA gene encoding NADP-dependent phosphogluconate dehydrogenase; translated protein: MDQQKSDIAVIGMAVMGQNLALNMESKGFKVSVYNRTNEKTERFVEERAKNKNIQVAFSIEELINSLKTPRKIILMVKAGKPVDDVINELLPYLNKQDIIIDGGNSFYKDTDRRYEDLLKKGIRFLGTGISGGEYGALHGPSIMPGGDESAYEEVKEILEATAAQTEDGPCVTYLGPKSSGHYVKMVHNGIEYAIMELIAETYDIMRKVLKMNPQDMSKLFKEWNEDHKSYLMEISYKILEWKDEETGQPIVDVILDSAKQKGTGKWSVQDALDLNISIPTINAAVNARTLSSIKDERMRIGEIYETPIEMNLDESFINSLRDALYISTIIAYAEGMKLLQVASKEYEYNLDLSEVARIWEDGCIIRSTFLKPIQRTFKNDPNLVNLIISDEFKNDIKEKIPKLREVVSEIKKAGIPIPALSSALDYFDGLSSKELPANLIQAQRDYFGAHTYERKDKEGIFHTEWQDIHNI